The Rosa rugosa chromosome 1, drRosRugo1.1, whole genome shotgun sequence genomic sequence aaacccTAAGAGCGACCTAATCAAATCAACCAATAAATACAGGACGAGAGGTAAATACagaattgaaaacaataaatGCAGTATGAATTGGCTCAATATAGTAAGGTAAGAAAGGCTTGGAGGACAAATCATGAATTAAAAGGGTAAAATGAAAgtttctcaaaagaaaaatcCTGATAAAAGCATAAATCCAATGAAAGCAAGCTAGATCCTGTTCAGATCAAGATCCAATCAGAACATTTAAAAATTATGGCCTACAAGCTATAGGGGAGAAATCCACACACATCTGAAACAGATCTAGTGATAGACAGCAAAGCCAGAAAGATTGAGAGATCTGGAGAAAAATGGACGGACCTGCATATTGCACTTGACGAGGTCAAGAGGAGTGACGGCCATGTGAGTGAGACCACAGCTGAAGATTCCTCCTGCAGTGCAAGCAGCATAGAAGGCAGGCGAGTACATCTCGATCTTCTTCGAAGGCTCCGTCGGAGACGGAATGACCAAACCCGTGGCCTCCACATTCGTGTTGAAGGCGGCGCTGGGGCTGGCGTGAAGCATCTGCTCGAGCCCAAAAGTTTTGGCGGAGGAGGAGCCGTAGAGGAAGCTAGGGATCAGAGACTGACGGGAGGATTTCTCAGTGAGATCCATGGCGAGCAGAGactaggagagagagagagagatttgggaATTAAGGAATGGAAGcgatgaagagagagagagagagagagagagggcttgGGTTTGCTCTCCCAAACTCTCGCTGCCAAATGCTGCTTTGTGATGAGAAATGGGGCTGTGCGCGATTCCGGTTTTTGCTATGGTCCAATGGCCCTCGCGTCAATTATACGCCTTGACCCCTCTCGATCGCATTAATTACGATTCCGCCACTCTTTTTATTCCCACTCACCTAATTGGGCCCGGCGGCCCATCCTCTCGTAgggtttcttccttttcttttggagtcTAAAGCAGAGAGCTTTGAATCGGTctaatcaattttatttttggtcAATTCAATTCAGTCTCGGAAACCAATTGCTGATGACCCCTGCCTTCATGCCTTGAATCTCTATGAGGTTTGTTTCTTTGTATCgggcaggaaaaaaaaaaaaaaaaaaaaattggtaggAAAATGGCATGTCTCGTTGAGTTTTCAATTGACAGTTTAGACCTAACAACCCATGGTAAGCTGGATTGGCATATTCGTAGGACATGGTATCGGGAAAATAAACGTGATCGCCCAATTTGGCAATTTCCTTCATAGTGGCGGGCTGAAAATTAGCTAATACCACTTTTGGTTGATAAAATAATAATTCTCGCTAAGCTTTCCCGTACAATCAACTCAACATTTGGAAATTACAAATTGTACGAGGCCTTGCCTGCATCTAGGCTATTGAAATTGCAGAGCAAAAATCAGCTCTATCTGGACAGAAATAGCAACTGCTTCATCTGTCTCTAGTTCACAGCTTCATCTGTCTCTAGTTCACTAACTTCTCTTAAATGTAAGCGAATCCAAACCATTAGCACTTTAGCAGCACCGACGACAGAAGACGAGCTGTAACATACTGAAGATGCAAAATTAGAACCTGTATACTCCATAGAACTCGAGAGAGATATTCAGAACTTGGTGCATTGCTTAATATAACTCATCTTCTGAAGCATATTtgatcaaacaaaagaaatgccTTTTTGGTAATGCGCGGTAGAAAGTACACTGTAATAATTTCTTTAGTATGATTCATAACATCTCTATATCAGTAACCTTGTTTGTCAAGGCAAATTTGCCTACCAATCCAAACTTCTTACTTACAGAGCCATTACCAAAAATCTCCACAAGAACACAACCCATCCCTGAAGTGATGAAACCGTTTTGAATCTCTGACTACAATCTTCCGATTTACAACCTTGGATATCAGCTTGATCACAGTGTGACAGTCAGCACATACTCGAAGATTCTTGATGATCTGAATTGTTGTACCAGGTACTGAATTCATGATTCCAAAGGCAACAGCTAGCTTCTCACTATGAACTCTCAGGGTcatttctttctcttcctcatCAACGTCGTGAAGAACTGAAGCCATATCAGGTGCATAGCCAGCTTCTTGCAGCTTTATAGTTAGTTTTTCCAGATACTCATAAATCTTTTTATGCTGAGGATGCTCTCTATCTCCAACTAAAAATAAATGAACCATACCTTTCAGTTCAACCACACTGAATCCAGGCGGTTTAGCCAGTCCACGATTCTTCATTAGTAGTCTCATCTTCTCAACATCTTCCCATCTCCCAGCATCGGCATATATATTTGAAAGCAAGATGTAGTACCCACAATTATTTGGATCCAACTCAAACAGTTTCCTAGCAGAAATCTCTGCAAGCTTCACGTTTTTGTGTATCCTACAAGCCCCAAGAAAGGAACCCCAGACCACAGAATCTGGCCTCATTGTCATTCCTTTTATTAAATCATAAGCCTTAGTGAGATCACCGGCACGCCCAAGAAGGTCCACCATGCACCCATAGTGCTCAATCCCAGGTTTTACGCCAAATTCATGGTTCATGGTATTAAACCAATACCATCCTTCTGCTAATAGACCAGCATGGCTGCAAGCATTTAGAAGCGACACAAATGTTATGTAATTTGGCTTAATGCCATGGCTTATCATTTTGTAGAAGACTTCCAAAGCCTCCTTGGCCCGACCATGCATTCCATAACCTGCAACCATAGCAGTCCAGGTCTTGACATTCTTCTCCTTCATGCAATCAAATGCCTTCCTTGCCATGTCAACTCTTCCACACTTACAATACATGTCAATAATAGAGGTAGACACAATCACATTCTCTTCCAAGCCCATTTTTACAACCTGTAGAAAAAAGATGCAAGACTGATTGTCAATACATTAAATGGCAAGAAGATGATCAACGCTTCTAGTAATCTGTGGATTGCTGATCGTAACCTAAAAATGATGGAGTAGCACACCAAGCATATGAATGCGACAATTTACAAAGGTGACTCTCACATAGACGCATGGATGGGATATGATCAGGAATTATACAGAGCAAAATTGCAATACTGCAACAAAAGTTCAAATACCTGATCATGTATGCATTGCCCCACTAGCAGAGCCCCAGCGTGCGCACAGGCTAACAGCACAGCAGACAATGTCACTGCATTGTAGAGGAAGTCACCCTCCTTCACCATCCCATAGAAAACATGCAATGCTTCATTAGACAATCCACTTTGTGCATATATTGCAATCATGGAGTTCCAAGAAACCAAATCCCTTTGAGCCATTCCATCAAACACCTTCCTAGACAGACCGAGCTCGCCGCACTTGGCGTATGCATCCATCAAGGTGtttccaactcctaaatcctcATCAAAACCCCTTGTCATCACCAACCCATGAACACATTGGGTAAGTCCCTTGCTGGATACACGAGAACAAGCCGATAAAACCGAAACCAGAACAACCGGATCTAAAGAAACGTCCACATTGTCAAATtcatcgaccaacaactccttAAAAAGCAACAAGGCTTGGTGGGTGTGGTCGTTTAGCAAGCAGCCTGTGATCATGGACGTCCAAGAGACCACATTTCTGCGAGGAATTTCGTCGAACAACTTCCATGCGTCCCTCAATAAACCGCACCTGCAGTACATGTCAATGAGAGCAGAGGAGATGAAAAGATCGGACTCGAAGCCGAAAACCAAGGCCTGCTGGTGGGCTTGCCTGCCGGAGTAAAGATCCAACAGAGCCGAGCAGGATTTGATGGCGCAAGGAAAGGAGGAGCGGTTGGGGGTGAGAGAGAGCTTTCGCATTGACGAAAAGGCTCGGAGGGCTTCGACGGAGTTACCGCTCCGAGCCAAGTCTGCAATGACCGAGTTCCACGAAGAGACATCGGCTTTGTCCACGTATTTGTTGAACCAGGCTGTGAGGTTGGGTTTACTTGAACCTGAATAATGGCTGGGTTTACTTGAACCTGAATATTGGCTGGGTTTACTTGAACCTGAATAATGGCTGGGTTTACTTGAACCTGAATATTGGCTGGGTTTACTTGAACCTGAATATTGGCGTTTGATGATGAGACACAACCTCCACTTCGAAATCCTCATTCACTTCTTcattcatttatatatatatcccttCTTTGCTGTGGCTGCCgagattttggtttttcattcCCGCTATCTCTAAAGTTTGTTAAACGATTACAAAGGTTAGTCTGCAAAtcggagagagtgagagagagagagaagaaaataagaaaagtaaGTAGCTCTGTGCTTGCTGTGTACCAGTTACATGAGCTCTATGCTCAGTGTAAAATAGcttctttttatcttttttctttcaaagATTTAAAATTTTTCTTCCATTAACTCAACCAATCCTAGTTTCCGATTCAAGTTTGTCATATCCAGAGGCCAAAAAATATTACCAATAATTTTAAGCTTTAACTACTGATGCAAGAATCAAATACATTTTGCAAGATTGGTTTTGGTATATCTTACTGAAACCATAGAGAACCAAACTTTGTAATCCAAATGCAAGCTCCACTATCTCTTTCTTATACATAAGTTATTTTACAACGGATCTTGTACTTAAACAGCATTCAGAAATCTTAATACAAACAAGCAAAAAACCCCAGCAGCAGCATAATAGATTGCAACACCGCACCGACAGTAGGAGTTGGCCGATGAAACCTTGCCAACAAACTCCCCTGAGCTTGGGACAGGTGCAAGTGACGCTGAATTGGGAGGACTCAGAGGCCATTGAGAATTGGGGTCACTAGAAGAGGAAGAGTTGGGAAAAAATGAGGACATATTGGGTGCATTCTTCTCATATGGCGAAACGGCTGGAGAAGCTGAAATTGTTGGCACACTGGTGGAACATAGAGCATGTAAGTTAGCAAAGAATATAACAATGGCTAGACCTGCAGAAGAGAACTTAGCAATAGAAGCCATGGATAGATAGAGATGTGTTAGAATCTCAGGTGATCTCGACTCAGATTGGGATTGAATGACTGTTAATATATAGTGACTCAATTTGGGTGAAAAGGGTTGGGTTATTATGAATGTGCCTCTGTTGTTGGTGCACCTCACGGGATGGACAGTGGCAGTTTTAATGGCTGCCCTCGATCTGTTTTTCCCCTATAATTTATTCAAACCTTTTTGTTTCTCTTGGTTTATCTGTCGGTATAACAAACACAGATTGGGTATTAATACTAAGCTCTCATTTTATTGAAGTCAAAAATTCTATAAGGCTCTGGAGTATTAAAACTATAGAAGCATTATATAACACCGGCTTATTCTATCACCTATCACATGAGAAAAACAAGGGTATTCTAAACTAGGCAGTTCCGCCATAACATGTCGATGTAGAAAGGCAATGCAATGGGGCAGGTTCCCATGTGAGGGGTTCTCGGATGCCACTTAACATGGCTTTGGCGCTATCCTGTTTGGAGGAAAGAAGAACAGTAAAGAAAAAGATGACGACAAAAGTAGTATCATTCCTAaagtaaaaacagaaaagaaagtaATCAACTGCTGCAGATTCAACACAGTTTGTCATCCAACTTTCTAACCAGCTTTCAACTTCAACCTATCATCAAAGCATCGATATAAAACGATGGAAGAACCAACTTACTAGTTGCAGGGGGCATATCAGGGGGTTTCAGCATTGCCTCGTCATGTTAGTTACAGGACCTGCAGTACACAATATGGATCCAAGCCTGATTTATAGCTCTGGTAGAGAATTCAACATATAAACTCATCAACCGTTCTGAATTTTGAATCTCCGTAATTTCTTTGTAATACAGGAAATACATGATTTTCAACATCTCCTTCCGTAAAAACCataaatcaaatgaatcaccCAATACAAGGATGCAACCCCAGCAACAATGCATTCTTCTTTGGAGTTGTCAATCTCAAAATAAATATATCAAAGGTTACAACAAATTAATGGCAGGGTATTGCGAATCTAAGAAAAATCGTGTGTTGTATTGTGTAGCGTCATGCGCTTCACTCCTCTTCATCATATTGATGTCAGATTTTGGCCAAGAACTTAAACCTCACTTCCCCATCAGTCAACATAATGCACGGATGGAATCTCCATCTACATAAGCCTGAGGTGCGCAGTATCATTCAACCTTTTTATCTGCCAACCTGTTCTCCATGAATGCTGCAAAACTGTCACTGAAGAGTCTTCAATGCAAATCTTGTGTGACATTACTGGGCTACAACCAAGGATGCCTGTGAGGAGACACTTGATTGGCACTGCATGACTGAAAATACCGATACAAGAAACAGATGACGAGATCCGGCCAATTAAATCATGTGGAGAACTTTGGTGACCGATTTCACTGGGGGAAACCTCATCCTCAACCTCATGATCTCCGGTAGTAGTCACAACTTGCAGCCTACTCTTACCAGACTTTTTCCTCAAGAGCCCCTGCCGCTGCCTGTTAAGCAGATCCCATTGAGGTGGTGGGAGGGAAGGCCCATCTCGGTCATGTATTGAGTTGGTTGAAGCATGAGAACTATGGTGTGAGAATCCTTGGCTCTCATTCTGATTGTGTGATGGGAAGTATGCTCTCAATTTTTCAGGAAACCCCAGGACTGTCCCATTTAAAAAATGGACCATTTGAAATTCTACTTGCCTAAGTGACTCTCCAGATGGTGCAGAGAAATCAGG encodes the following:
- the LOC133726807 gene encoding pentatricopeptide repeat-containing protein At3g26782, mitochondrial isoform X2, which produces MRISKWRLCLIIKRQYSGSSKPSQYSGSSKPSHYSGSSKPNLTAWFNKYVDKADVSSWNSVIADLARSGNSVEALRAFSSMRKLSLTPNRSSFPCAIKSCSALLDLYSGRQAHQQALVFGFESDLFISSALIDMYCRCGLLRDAWKLFDEIPRRNVVSWTSMITGCLLNDHTHQALLLFKELLVDEFDNVDVSLDPVVLVSVLSACSRVSSKGLTQCVHGLVMTRGFDEDLGVGNTLMDAYAKCGELGLSRKVFDGMAQRDLVSWNSMIAIYAQSGLSNEALHVFYGMVKEGDFLYNAVTLSAVLLACAHAGALLVGQCIHDQVVKMGLEENVIVSTSIIDMYCKCGRVDMARKAFDCMKEKNVKTWTAMVAGYGMHGRAKEALEVFYKMISHGIKPNYITFVSLLNACSHAGLLAEGWYWFNTMNHEFGVKPGIEHYGCMVDLLGRAGDLTKAYDLIKGMTMRPDSVVWGSFLGACRIHKNVKLAEISARKLFELDPNNCGYYILLSNIYADAGRWEDVEKMRLLMKNRGLAKPPGFSVVELKGMVHLFLVGDREHPQHKKIYEYLEKLTIKLQEAGYAPDMASVLHDVDEEEKEMTLRVHSEKLAVAFGIMNSVPGTTIQIIKNLRVCADCHTVIKLISKVVNRKIVVRDSKRFHHFRDGLCSCGDFW
- the LOC133726807 gene encoding pentatricopeptide repeat-containing protein At3g26782, mitochondrial isoform X3; this encodes MRISKWRLCLIIKRQYSGSSKPSQYSGSSKPNLTAWFNKYVDKADVSSWNSVIADLARSGNSVEALRAFSSMRKLSLTPNRSSFPCAIKSCSALLDLYSGRQAHQQALVFGFESDLFISSALIDMYCRCGLLRDAWKLFDEIPRRNVVSWTSMITGCLLNDHTHQALLLFKELLVDEFDNVDVSLDPVVLVSVLSACSRVSSKGLTQCVHGLVMTRGFDEDLGVGNTLMDAYAKCGELGLSRKVFDGMAQRDLVSWNSMIAIYAQSGLSNEALHVFYGMVKEGDFLYNAVTLSAVLLACAHAGALLVGQCIHDQVVKMGLEENVIVSTSIIDMYCKCGRVDMARKAFDCMKEKNVKTWTAMVAGYGMHGRAKEALEVFYKMISHGIKPNYITFVSLLNACSHAGLLAEGWYWFNTMNHEFGVKPGIEHYGCMVDLLGRAGDLTKAYDLIKGMTMRPDSVVWGSFLGACRIHKNVKLAEISARKLFELDPNNCGYYILLSNIYADAGRWEDVEKMRLLMKNRGLAKPPGFSVVELKGMVHLFLVGDREHPQHKKIYEYLEKLTIKLQEAGYAPDMASVLHDVDEEEKEMTLRVHSEKLAVAFGIMNSVPGTTIQIIKNLRVCADCHTVIKLISKVVNRKIVVRDSKRFHHFRDGLCSCGDFW
- the LOC133726807 gene encoding pentatricopeptide repeat-containing protein At3g26782, mitochondrial isoform X1 gives rise to the protein MRISKWRLCLIIKRQYSGSSKPSQYSGSSKPSHYSGSSKPSQYSGSSKPSHYSGSSKPNLTAWFNKYVDKADVSSWNSVIADLARSGNSVEALRAFSSMRKLSLTPNRSSFPCAIKSCSALLDLYSGRQAHQQALVFGFESDLFISSALIDMYCRCGLLRDAWKLFDEIPRRNVVSWTSMITGCLLNDHTHQALLLFKELLVDEFDNVDVSLDPVVLVSVLSACSRVSSKGLTQCVHGLVMTRGFDEDLGVGNTLMDAYAKCGELGLSRKVFDGMAQRDLVSWNSMIAIYAQSGLSNEALHVFYGMVKEGDFLYNAVTLSAVLLACAHAGALLVGQCIHDQVVKMGLEENVIVSTSIIDMYCKCGRVDMARKAFDCMKEKNVKTWTAMVAGYGMHGRAKEALEVFYKMISHGIKPNYITFVSLLNACSHAGLLAEGWYWFNTMNHEFGVKPGIEHYGCMVDLLGRAGDLTKAYDLIKGMTMRPDSVVWGSFLGACRIHKNVKLAEISARKLFELDPNNCGYYILLSNIYADAGRWEDVEKMRLLMKNRGLAKPPGFSVVELKGMVHLFLVGDREHPQHKKIYEYLEKLTIKLQEAGYAPDMASVLHDVDEEEKEMTLRVHSEKLAVAFGIMNSVPGTTIQIIKNLRVCADCHTVIKLISKVVNRKIVVRDSKRFHHFRDGLCSCGDFW